A genome region from Gadus chalcogrammus isolate NIFS_2021 chromosome 7, NIFS_Gcha_1.0, whole genome shotgun sequence includes the following:
- the LOC130386306 gene encoding putative nuclease HARBI1 has product MVPVVWLLLAQLLLLRHKRRRRDARLRHLRRLVLLRRRQLMEPKTYCHLNITMPVLRLYLDGETDLRPDYRLNRGSLEHLMAITRSRQDHGWGHHMEVLVFIFWLASATSYRVVSRSFAIPRTTVHDMVHKFAKKLLKIKNQVISFPSLADLEDVGNGFAHLAGSPAFSRVAGSIDGCQIRVKPPSVDAQCFINRKLFPSIQLQAVCDHRGKYVDIFIGYPGSVHDSRVFKNSPLYTRQLYPPQGFYLLGDGGYPCLSAPVAIITPYKEPVRLETSRRFNHHHAKARSIIERSFGSLKTRWRSIFLKALEVKVTFAPDVIACCTILHNICLSNGDIMEPAEEVRPDDNATMPHHHQDQQNGYRIRENLTAAVSAPDALVAALEGHDYT; this is encoded by the exons ATGGTCCCTGTTGTCTGGCTGCTGCTGGCACAATTGCTGCTTCTCAGGCACAAACGGAGGCGAAGGGATGCTCGTCTAAGGCATTTAAGGCGTCTTGTGTTGCTTCGCCGACGTCAACTG ATGGAGCCCAAAACGTACTGCCACCTAAATATCACCATGCCAGTCCTTCGGCTCTATctggacggagagacagacctGAGGCCAGACTACAGGCTGAACAGGGGGTCCTTGGAGCACCTGATGGCCATAACCCGCAGCAGGCAGGACCATGGATGGGGTCATCACATGGAGGTCCTGGTCTTCATATTCTGGCTTGCGAGCGCAACATCATACCGGGTTGTGTCCAGGAGCTTCGCCATTCCTCGGACAACAGTTCATGACATGGTGCATAAATTTGCAAAGAAATTACTAAAAATTAAAAATCAAGTCATCTCTTTCCCATCCCTTGCTGACCTGGAGGATGTGGGAAATGGCTTTGCCCACCTGGCTGGATCCCCTGCATTTTCCAGGGTAGCAGGCAGCATCGATGGCTGCCAAATTCGGGTGAAACCTCCCTCTGTCGATGCCCAATGTTTTATAAACAGGAAATTGTTCCCCTCCATTCAGCTGCAGGCAGTCTGTGACCACCGTGGAAAATATGTGGACATTTTCATCGGGTACCCAGGGTCTGTCCACGACTCCAGGGTATTTAAGAACAGCCCTTTGTACACCAGGCAGCTGTACCCACCCCAGGGATTCTATCTCCTTGGGGACGGTGGGTACCCCTGTCTTTCAGCGCCTGTGGCCATCATCACCCCATACAAAGAGCCAGTCCGCCTGGAAACATCCAGGCGGTTCAACCACCACCACGCCAAGGCAAGGTCCATAATCGAGCGTTCCTTCGGCAGCTTGAAGACTCGATGGAGGTCCATCTTCCTCAAGGCACTGGAGGTGAAAGTAACATTTGCGCCGGATGTCATCGCCTGCTGCACAATTCTGCACAATATATGTTTGTCCAACGGGGACATCATGGAGCCAGCAGAGGAGGTCAGGCCCGACGACAATGCCACCATGCCGCATCACCACCAAGACCAACAGAATGGGTACCGGATCAGAGAGAATTTAACTGCAGCCGTCTCTGCTCCTGATGCTCTGGTGGCAGCTCTGGAGGGCCATGATTACACATAG